One part of the Luteibacter yeojuensis genome encodes these proteins:
- a CDS encoding tRNA threonylcarbamoyladenosine dehydratase, with amino-acid sequence MDAPVSSEFSVSTAQAERFAGIERLYGRGSLDRLAHAHVCVIGVGGVGSWAAEALARSGIGRLTLIDGDDVCLSNTNRQLHALDGQYGKPKVGVMAERMHAVSPTIRLEAIERFLTPSTLDDLLDRHYDVVIDACDALKVKLETIVWCRRRKLPLVTVGAAGGRTDPTQVRVRDLSRTEHDAMLSMIRKKLRQEHGFPRNPDRFFGVSAVYSLQNVQYPQADGSVCGVRPPGADALKLDCGGGLGAATHVTGAFAFAAVGKALEKLTAAKKD; translated from the coding sequence ATGGACGCCCCTGTTTCCAGCGAGTTTTCCGTGAGCACGGCCCAGGCCGAACGTTTCGCCGGCATCGAACGCCTGTATGGCCGTGGCAGCCTCGACCGGCTGGCGCATGCGCACGTCTGCGTCATCGGCGTGGGCGGCGTGGGCTCCTGGGCCGCCGAGGCCCTGGCCCGCAGCGGCATCGGCCGGCTTACCCTGATCGACGGCGACGATGTCTGCCTGTCCAACACGAACCGCCAGCTGCACGCGCTGGACGGGCAGTACGGCAAGCCGAAGGTCGGCGTCATGGCGGAGCGCATGCACGCCGTGAGCCCGACGATCCGGCTCGAGGCCATCGAGCGTTTCCTCACGCCGTCCACCCTCGACGATCTGCTGGATCGCCATTACGACGTCGTGATCGACGCCTGCGATGCGCTGAAGGTAAAGCTGGAGACGATCGTCTGGTGCCGCCGACGCAAGCTGCCCCTGGTCACCGTGGGCGCCGCGGGCGGCCGCACGGATCCCACCCAGGTCCGCGTGCGCGACCTTTCGCGCACGGAGCACGACGCGATGCTCAGCATGATCCGCAAGAAGCTCCGCCAGGAACATGGCTTCCCGCGCAATCCAGACCGCTTCTTCGGCGTCTCCGCGGTGTATTCGTTGCAGAACGTGCAGTATCCGCAGGCGGACGGCAGCGTCTGCGGCGTGCGTCCGCCGGGTGCCGATGCGCTCAAGCTCGACTGCGGCGGTGGCCTGGGCGCGGCGACGCACGTCACCGGTGCGTTCGCTTTCGCGGCGGTCGGCAAGGCGCTGGAGAAGCTGACGGCCGCGAAGAAGGACTGA
- a CDS encoding cytochrome c has protein sequence MRPLLLVILGLVVGAMGATFALSALRQGTPFHRGVMAVMQHHMGVLRSNVRARQCDAKATANRFSRMRQAAGDLREAFPDMDASFYEAAGRLDQALDGAAATAPATCEALARAVAPVGEACQACHRQYR, from the coding sequence ATGCGCCCGCTGCTTCTCGTCATTCTTGGCCTCGTCGTGGGCGCGATGGGCGCCACGTTCGCCCTTTCGGCGCTGCGCCAGGGCACGCCATTCCACCGGGGCGTGATGGCCGTGATGCAGCACCACATGGGGGTTCTGCGCAGCAATGTGCGGGCCAGGCAGTGCGATGCCAAGGCCACGGCGAACCGCTTCTCGCGAATGCGCCAGGCGGCCGGCGATCTGCGCGAAGCCTTTCCCGACATGGACGCATCCTTTTACGAGGCGGCCGGCCGGCTCGACCAGGCCCTCGACGGTGCGGCGGCGACGGCGCCCGCCACCTGCGAGGCGCTTGCCCGGGCGGTCGCCCCCGTCGGCGAGGCCTGCCAGGCCTGCCATCGCCAGTACCGATGA
- a CDS encoding sensor histidine kinase produces the protein MNVADPHKPARPRQFFRMQLWLLLRAFARFETTMFLRTRYSQPKMVAIGVVGSFCLAVYYPVWAYLFPQPYENLPMRLVCSATFIPLALLPWWPRRLRTHLPTYWYFAMTVAMPFFVGYMTLRNATPAWLMTHLACVMLLMMLFDIASFLVVFSIGSLLAGLVFALSPEAHLQTRTMLEYIPLLLFGMVGGATCTVSSNMAEQSRIDALTAASNNIAHELRTPLGSLRIAARAVARFMPDLIRSHRLAEHEGLAVPEVRAQNLHALERSIGVMEREVTYANTIIDMLLLSARPIGEVPLTLLAARECVEQALRRFPYGSRAERERITLSPTGDFPLLGEEALVVHILFNLLRNALFHTDRAGKGDIQVFVEPGEQANRIRVHDTGPGIPPDVVPRIFNRFYSYASDSAGAGTVTGLGIGLAFCRAAMEHMGGGIACRTNLGEFTEFTLTFPHPETGDRQ, from the coding sequence ATGAACGTCGCGGATCCGCACAAGCCGGCGCGCCCGCGTCAATTCTTCCGCATGCAGCTATGGCTGCTTCTGCGGGCGTTCGCGCGCTTCGAAACCACCATGTTCCTGCGCACGCGGTACTCGCAGCCGAAGATGGTGGCGATCGGTGTCGTGGGCAGCTTCTGCCTCGCGGTGTACTACCCGGTCTGGGCGTATCTCTTTCCCCAGCCGTATGAAAATCTGCCGATGCGGCTGGTCTGCAGCGCCACCTTCATTCCGCTGGCGTTGCTGCCGTGGTGGCCACGCCGCCTGCGCACCCACCTGCCGACCTACTGGTATTTCGCGATGACGGTGGCGATGCCGTTCTTCGTGGGCTACATGACGCTGCGCAACGCCACGCCCGCATGGCTGATGACCCATCTCGCCTGCGTGATGCTGCTGATGATGCTGTTCGACATTGCCAGCTTCCTCGTGGTGTTCAGCATCGGCAGCCTGCTGGCCGGGCTGGTGTTCGCCCTCTCCCCCGAGGCGCACCTGCAGACGCGGACGATGCTCGAATACATCCCCCTCCTCTTGTTCGGCATGGTCGGCGGCGCCACCTGCACCGTCTCCTCGAACATGGCCGAGCAGTCGCGCATCGACGCGCTCACCGCCGCCTCGAACAACATCGCCCACGAACTGCGCACGCCGCTGGGCTCCCTGCGCATCGCCGCGCGCGCCGTGGCCCGTTTCATGCCGGACCTGATCCGCAGCCACCGGCTGGCCGAGCATGAAGGGCTGGCCGTACCCGAGGTGCGGGCGCAGAACCTGCACGCGCTGGAGCGCAGCATCGGCGTGATGGAGCGCGAGGTCACCTACGCCAACACCATCATCGACATGCTGCTGCTCTCGGCCCGGCCGATCGGCGAGGTGCCCCTGACGCTGCTGGCCGCGCGCGAGTGCGTGGAACAGGCGCTTCGGCGGTTTCCCTACGGTTCACGGGCGGAGCGCGAACGTATCACCCTGTCGCCCACGGGCGATTTCCCCCTCCTGGGCGAGGAAGCGCTGGTGGTCCACATCCTGTTCAACCTGCTGCGCAACGCCCTCTTCCATACCGACCGGGCCGGCAAGGGCGACATCCAGGTGTTCGTCGAGCCCGGCGAACAGGCCAACCGGATCCGCGTCCACGACACCGGTCCGGGGATTCCCCCGGACGTGGTGCCCCGGATCTTCAACCGCTTCTATTCCTACGCCAGCGACAGCGCAGGGGCCGGTACCGTGACCGGCCTGGGAATAGGACTCGCTTTTTGTCGCGCGGCGATGGAGCATATGGGCGGTGGCATCGCATGCCGTACCAATCTGGGCGAATTCACGGA